GCCCCTTTTGCATTCATTTGCATAGACACTTCAGATTTTCCTGTTGGACCGAATTGATTTCTAGCATCAGTAACTACTGCACCACTCAATTCTGGCGTGTTATCTCTATTACCAATTAATGCATATAAATCTACTATCTCACTATTCTTTTTAGGTTTACCAAAAGCAAATTTCGCATAACGCATTTCAGCAGGAAGCAAAGCTCTTACTTGTGGCATGTTTAAATACTTAAGAACTGTTTCTTTATCTTTTATTGCAAATCTTGCAATAACTGGTCCACCTTGGTAGCCTTGTCCTTTAATTAAATCGAAAATTGGATTTACTGTTGCTACTTCAGTAGAATCAGTTGTTGCATCTCCTAAAAGGTCATCAATAGCCGAATCGGTAGCATCTTCAACATCATTAGGTTCTTGCTCTGCAGTTTCGGTTTTTGGCGCTACTACATCTTTTAATACTTCATTAGCTTGTCCTAGAAAGTTAAAAAACTGTTCTCCTTTATAGGCATCCCAAAACTCTAATTGCGCCGTACTTTGTAATAAAGAGGTTGCTCTTTCAATGTCTTTAACCCCTGGAAGTTCTACTAAAATACGTCCCGAACTACCTAAACGTTGAATGTTAGGTGATGTAACGCCAAACTCATCAATACGCTTACGTAATACTTCAAAAGCAGAAACAATAGACTCATCTATTTTAGTTTCAATAATACCTTTAACTTCTTCATCAGCCATATTTCCATTAATCTCACCATCTAATGCTTTCGTATAAAAAATATCTGGAGAAGCTAATTTTGTATCGCCTTTTATTTTATCAAAAGCAACAAAGAAATCTTCTAAATAGGTGTTTTGACTATCCTTTTGAAGCTCTGATGCATCATCTAATGCTTTATTAAAAACAGGATCTTTAGTGTTATTTGCTAAGCCTTTTAAAATGTCTTTAACTGAAACTTGCAAAATAACATTAATACCACCTTTTAAATCTAAACCAAGATTCATGGCTTTTTGTTTCACTTCATTGTAAGTAAATTTAGCAATACCAATATTAAAAACAGTATCGGTTGCTATAGCTTCTAAATAGCTAGCTTCTTCCATACTTCGCTTTGAACGATAATCGTCTTCTGTATCTGGAATTTTACTAATAGCAGTTTCTTCTGCTTGGTTCTCAATTTGCTTTGCTTTGAATGTAAATGATAATTGGTAAAGACTTACCAAACCAAATAAAATCGCAAATAATTTTACTAATCCTTTGTTTTGCATTTTATATTTTTTTGTGGTCAAATTTTTTTAAAACGGGCAAATATATGCTTTACCTCTAAATTTGACAATTTTTTATATTTAAATAAGGTTTTATAGCTTCATTATATTAAAATGAACACTATATCTTAATTATAAGAATACTTGTAATTATTCTGGGGAAGTGTTTATAATCCAAAAGAAAATCACCCAGTTAGCAAATTGGGCCAGCTCTAACTTCGGGTATTTTGTGTAACGCATTGTCTATAGTTATCGTAATATTTCTACGAATCTTATAGGCTACTTTTATAATACTATCTTTTTCTGAAATGTCTATATTATTAGCAGATAAATAGACATTAGGGTTAAAAAACCGATCATTTTTAGGTTTTGGTTCTAATACATACTTTCCATTGAATCCTAAATCTGAATGATTGCCATTATCAATTTCAAAAACATCAATATTATAACTAAACGAATCGTCGTTTAAAGGTGATTTGACAGGGTTTTTATCTTGACTAAAAGGTGCATAATCAAGTATTATATGTTTCTCTTTAGAAAAGGTTTTTTTTATACTAGCGACATCTGTATCACTATAATAAGAAATTCTTAAGCTTCCTTTTTCAATCTCGGCTACTTGTATATTTTGAACTCCTAAATCTTGCAATTGTTTTTTTACAATCGCAATGGTTTTTTGAGCTTGATTAGTAGTTGTATCAACATTTGCAAACTGCAACACAATTTCTTGATTGGGTACAGAAATTTGTTCATGAAAAACAACTCCTAAAACAGTAAGAATAACAACTAAAGTACTTATGTACCACCTTTTCTTCATGTGCCAAATATAAAAAAATAAAGACTGTATTTCTACAGTCTTTATATAAATATCTATTTTAAGGTATTTTATTCTATAATTCTAATAAACCATTCGTTTTTCTAACTCCTTCTGCACTAGCTTGCATGTGTGCTTTTTCAGCATCACTTAGCTCAATATCAACAATACTTTCTATACCATTTTTACCTAAAATTACTGGTACTCCAATACAAATATCATTTAAACCATATTCACCTTCTAACAACGTAGAACAAGGGAATAATTTCTTTTGATCGCAAGCAATAGCTTGAACTAAACCACTCACAGCGGCTCCTGGTGCATACCAAGCAGATGTTCCTAACAATTTAGTAAGTGTAGCCCCTCCTACTTTAGTATCTTCAGCTACTTGTTGTAAACGCTCTTCATTTAAAAACTCAGAAACTTTGATACTATTTCTAGTTGCATGAGACGTTAATGGTACCATACCTGTATCGCTATGTCCACCAATAACCATTCCATCTACATCGCTAATTGGAGCTTCTAAAGCTTCTGCTAATCTGTATTTAAAACGTGCAGAATCTAAAGCACCACCCATACCTATAATTCTATTTTTAGGTAAACCTGTAGATTTATGTACTAAATAAGTCATGGTATCCATTGGGTTACTTACAACAATAATAATTGTGTTAGGAGAATACTCTATTAAATTTGCAGATACTGTTTTTACAATACCAGCATTAATTCCTATTAATTCTTCACGAGTCATACCAGGTTTACGAGGAATTCCAGAAGTAATCACACAAATATCGCTTCCTGCAGTTTTACTATAATCATTAGTAATACCTGTAATTTTAGTGTCAAACCCATTTAAAGAGGCACATTGCATTAAATCCATAGCTTTTCCTTCAGCATAGCCTTCTTTAATATCTAATAATGCGACTTCTGATGCGAAATTTTTAATAGCAATATACTCTGCACAACTTGCGCCTACTGCTCCTGCTCCTACAACTGTTACTTTCATAATTTAAATTTTAATTTGGTTTTTGTTTGTATATGTAATTTGAATCAATAATTTCCACATTAATTGAAATAATTATTGCTCAAATTTCATAATATATATAATTGAATTTTATGACTTTAGTCATGCAAAATTACGAATTTAAATACTCTAAATAAAAAAAGTGCAAGATTAAATCTTACACTTTTTCAATACTAATAACTAAAAAAAACTAACTAAAACTAAACAATTATTTATTTTAATTTTTTTATATAAATTTAAATGCTTAAACCACTATTAGGCATTATAACCTAAAGGGATGATTTTTTTCAAATTATCTAAAACCAAAATTAATACCTACTGAAAAAGCATCAAATTCAGCTAAGTGATATTCAGCATTAAGTCTGAAAAAACCTAATTTTAATTTTGTACCAATAGTACCACGCACCCCAGAAACTTTACTCGATACTGAAAATGGGTCAACAATATTTTTTGATGTTATTAAACCGTTAGATATTCTATAAGTTCCTAACATATCTGATTCTGATTTTCCACTTATAAAACCAACACCACCATAAAAGTTAATTACAGGAAGTTTTGTTGAAGCTATAAGTTGTAATAACCAAGTATTTGTTTCATTTTCTATGCGTTGATTTTCACCTTCTATTACAGATGAATCTGTTAAATCGTATGAACCATCTAAATGCGTATATGCAACTAAACCCGATATAGCAACTGGTAATAATTTATCTGCTGGCAACCATTTGGTAAATTCCATTTGCAAACCAGCTCCGTACATACTTAAATCGACATCATCTGTTTCTATTTTAGGAAGAAAACGAGCCTTAACCTCTATACCTTTACTAAGCCCTAAAGCACCTTGAATAAATGCTGACGGCAATAAATTAGCACTTCCTGAACCAATACCAGTTGGCAATTCAATTTCCTCTGTTTGATTTCCAAAAATAGGATCATCATAAGTAATTTCAACACGTATGCTTGGATTATTTTCTCCTAAAGCAGTAGCTACCATTTTAGAATTAGAGCCATCAACAAATTGCACATTACTATAATCGCTCACATTCATTAAAAACATTTTGTTCTCATCTTTTATTAAAGCAGCATTTGCAACTACAGAAATTTCAAAACCGCCTAATGGTTTCGCATCTGCTGTATTAAACCAATTGGCATTCATGCTATACATTAAACCGTTGGTACCTGGCATTAAATAATCACTTGCAAAACGCTGTGCATCATCTAAGCCAGCAGCCAAAAGTGCATCTAAATCATTTTGCGCTTTTGAAGAAATTGTTGCAATACACAACAAGATAAGTAGGAATGTCTTTTTCATTTTTTTTGAATTATGGAATGGAACAAATATAATAAAAAAACCACACAAATAACACTTTATCGTTTTAAATTGCTTTTTAACGATATTGCTATGTGTGTTTTATGATTAAAAATTTAATCTGAAACTGATATTAGGTGTTAGACCAAGAGATTTATTATTTATTTGAATAGCTTTACTTGTATCTTCTGGATTAACCTCATAATATCTATTTATGGTATTTTCTCTATCTAAAATATTTAAGACACCAACTCTAAATACACCCAAAACAGTTTCTGAAAATTTGAAGTCATAGGCAATTGAAGCATCTAATCGCATAAAATCATCAATATTTTCATTATTGGGCGCATCATAATTAATGCGGGTATTATTTCCATCTTGAACAGTTTCATTACCATCAATGGGTTTTGTAAATGGTTGTCCCGAACGCCATATACCACCTATGGATGCCTCTAAGCTTTCTAAAACATTATAATTAAACGCCAAAGAAACCGAATGTCTAATATCTACATTGTTTGGAAAAACAGAAGGCGTAATACTTGCAAATTCATAATCATTTATACTATAAGTATAGCTTAACCA
The nucleotide sequence above comes from Flavobacteriaceae bacterium HL-DH10. Encoded proteins:
- the mdh gene encoding malate dehydrogenase; the encoded protein is MKVTVVGAGAVGASCAEYIAIKNFASEVALLDIKEGYAEGKAMDLMQCASLNGFDTKITGITNDYSKTAGSDICVITSGIPRKPGMTREELIGINAGIVKTVSANLIEYSPNTIIIVVSNPMDTMTYLVHKSTGLPKNRIIGMGGALDSARFKYRLAEALEAPISDVDGMVIGGHSDTGMVPLTSHATRNSIKVSEFLNEERLQQVAEDTKVGGATLTKLLGTSAWYAPGAAVSGLVQAIACDQKKLFPCSTLLEGEYGLNDICIGVPVILGKNGIESIVDIELSDAEKAHMQASAEGVRKTNGLLEL